The DNA region cttatcatatttcgcggcatgtggccagtactttcaaaagcttagccaccactaccacacatttcgaccttaaagcttttatcaaaacagacagggtaaacttccaggtcatgatacaacacatgaccctgtccgtcatccttatagtggttgcagaattgtaaacaagcaactcctatatcgcgcgagtgacaggaaatcactcgacttttaccggtcctatttagcagagcatctatgcgataaggactcaggtacaatacattatctgttcctaggattcatgcatctagggtttcatttcaactcctagacataatgcataagtatagataaatagacatagattgcagtgtaattaaagtagtgggttatgtccggggcttgccttcggaagtgaGGCTAGGGTCAGAtgagttaaaaacttccgaacgtcggttcggggcttcagtcacttcttcagtagcttggacggagtcttcagatagcccaggttcgggttccaagattaactcgtagtctccgtcttcaagcgtcgacgagtctacatgatatgcaaggattgatttttagtaacaaacatgTTAAATCTTTCCTTtatgataaagttgtaatttaacaAATCAATACACACTCAACATCAACAATAAAATGACAAGTTCATCAACAACTAAATAATTGTCCTTAAGCAAGTATCACAAAGCTAAGGTATATTATTCTTAATCATAGATTTAAACACATTTAGCATAAATTATACTCAAAGCTTAATTGTTTGAACCTATTTTGACCAATTTTGAAAATTACTCAACTTACAAAATTGTACTCATCTTGGATGTTTCACACAAAACTAAACACTACTTGAACTAACTAGTAGCCAAGaattgcaggaaataaacttaaatcacacaagttatacacaaaagattcctttttgaaaacatttaaataacttcaaaactagttgatttcaaactacaccttagtaacaaaagttgtagagctcatttttatgaacacaagaGAACCggttttaccatttttggatttttctaccatttcctatgaattttcaaagctgtctgaaaaagaaatggaaaaggtTACTGATCCTTTACAAACAGACCCCTGGAAGTTTTTAAAACAGAGCAATCCGGTCCCTGGCCGGCTTTCTTCTCGGGGTGGATCACCGGCGACCAattccggcgagatagctcgccggcggcgaggggaaagggaggggaaatgctcaggggcttacaAGGGACTCAGGGGTGACCGGAGttgggccggggaggagctgtagcggcggcacgacggtggacagaggcggcggcggtggctggaagcttggcggcggcgttccggtggctggagggTCGGGGGGTGGACGACaagtgcctggagagcttcgtgaggttgatgtggtgctgttgctccATTCGGCAGGGGCTGGGGGACGGCGGAGCAGTGGAACGGCGACGAagccgagctgcggcggcggaggagcggcggcgcgctcaTGGGCAGGGCGCTCTGGTGGGGGAAATGGAAAACGGCCGGTgcgatgagcttcaggagggtgaggTGGTGCTGATGGAGGTCGGGGTCGAGCGTGGGAAGCTCTGGAGGAggctgccgacggcgaggtcgaaCGGCGGCGCAATGGCGGACGGTGGCGAGGAGCGGGAGAAAGGGGTCGGGGCGGAATTGAGCTTGGGGAGGTGGTAAAAGAGCTCGAGCAGGAGGCCAAGGAGCTAATTATGCACTTGGGGAGGCTCTAGAGGGcagcgagcaggagctggacgccggcgacgtcgtggcGGCCGCGGTGCGCTCGGGGatcgcgtggcggctcgggaaaacggccaccagggcctggcaagcggcggggtgatgcgctggaggtggaggtggcactggcgagcggcgcgggggcaggtggcggccgaggcagctcgccggagttaggCTGCGGTGACAGGAGCTcacgggcagagcagagcaagctggaggtggacgatgGGGACCCAGTTGCAATtgttcaaaagttcagggggctcactgtaaagcttgagtaacttttaaactagagctcaaatgaaaatgctccaaaaaccaaaagtgtagagaataaaaagttctacacttttgctttagggttcacctTCCTAAGAGTTGAGGTTTCAAAGTTAATTTAAAAACCAcacaactagtcaaatttcttttaaaacctatttaaattttacatttTAAACAGCTCCCTggtttgttttcactttttacagtggtttaaaattaaaagcatcattgcaaaacagcccttcctatatttcaaaattattccccccctcacacacattttgcacattaagccctatatttttcaaaaattacagaaaacaccctaaaatcttgtccTTAAATGGCACACAAGAGTACATCCTACACTCAATGCActaagtctggctcccatatacctgagaCTAGATCTGCAAGTTTTAACTCAAATCTTGTAGTTTTAGTTTTTATCACTAATTGATCCAGCTTGGAATAGTTTTTATCGGCTAGATTGGATCTATTAAAATATATTGCTTCACAACCGATTTAGATCTGTTTCGAGGGTTGTTTATCGAGCTCTGTTTAAGTTACGTTTTAGTAGCTTCTTACATAGCTCACGTTACCACAATCGGCTTTCCCAGCTGTTTGTCTTCATTCGTATCGGCAGCTTTGCCGTTACAACCCATCAGAGAGATTCGGTACACCAGCCGTTTCAATCCTAAATTTAACATCTCGTTTCCTTGTCAATCAACAGGTCATATTGACCAGCACGCCTTTGGTTCATGGTTCAGTGTGCTGGTACGTGAAGGTCGCTGCATGATTTTTGCATCAAGAGGGTCAAAAAAACATCCTTGACTAAAGAAGCAGATGAGTCATTACCTGTTGTGACAAGTGCTGATTTTACTGCAGCAGGACTCCAATTAGGATGCATTGATTTGAGGAGAGCAACCACGCCTGAAATGTGTGGGCAGGACATCGAGGTTCCTGAATCGATCTTGAAGTTCACAGATCCAATGGCGGATGATATGGCAGCAGCCGGTGTCCATGCAGCCAAAATTTTGACACCTGGGGCGGCGATGTCTGGCTGCAGAAGAAGGTGCAGAGTTTTTGAAACCAACTAGGACATGCACTATTATAGAGAGATTTAAGGATGAAGTTTGATCAACTGGACTACTGGATCTGATGTTTTACCTTCAGAACAGAGGGGGATAGAGAACTAGGACCCCGGGATGAGAAATATGCAATTTCTGGGCCTATTAGTTCTCCAAGAATAGTTTTCGCTGAGCCAAACTGAACTGTTGGGTTTCTGTGTATAGCAGAGAAATTATTGGAAATTTGCCGTCAGTACAGCATGTTTCCAGATTGTTACAACTGTTGGAATAAATGACACTGTTTGCATACCTCATGCTAGTAGTGTATGCAAGTATTGCTGTTCCAACTTGATAGTCTACTTGAACACAGGGAATGTCAAATGAAGATGCGATGTCCTTGGTTAAGAACTGGGCGAAGATGACTCCAAAACCACGAGCTTTCTTGACAGTCTCTACTGCCACTGATGCTGATCTCTGTGCTCGTGTTTGGAAGCAAAGCACCACATTTCCCTTCACTAGAGTAGAGTTCAGAGATCCTGCAGTACAGCTTCTGCAAAGACATGAGCCAATATGGAAGTTGAACTCAAAGGAATTATCAGAAGAAGAAGCTGAGGACGACAAAGCTTACCTTGCATCTGTATCATCTGCATTATTAGATGCAATATCTTCAGCATAGACTACATGCATACTTTTTGGGTTGAGACTTGACTTGATGCTGTAATGCAAGCACATGATATGCCAATATTTGTGCCTCACTGCAAGTCGGTGAACATCTTATCCATTGATGAAACTCTTACCACATAGGTGCTGTTGTTTCCAAGGGTGATCTTTGTGAGGAAAGTCCTATCAAGTGTGCCAGCAGCAACAGTCACAATCCAGGATGCTGAGTTGATCACCGTCATGTAATATTTTGTATTTCTATTTATTTTTAACTTATTTATCCATTTGCCACTTGCAGTTTATGCTAGCACCTCTTCTTGGAGAAATTTGAGGAAACAGAAGCATTTGACAACTAAACAATAGCTAGCACCTCTTCTTGGAGAAATTTGAGGATTTGGTTAAACAGGCGGGAGGAGATCAGAACCCCCAAATCAGAATAGACAGTAGTATCTAACACGGGGCGTGAGGAATCGACTGACTTGGGAACAGGTACTAGTGGCGAACTGAAGGGATTCGATGAGGTGGACGTCGACGAGGAGTGAAAGGCTCACCGAAACCGTCTTGTGCTCGAGGGgcagaaggaggcggcggcaagGAGGCGGTGCGCGAGGCGGCGACGGCACAAGGGGCAGTACGGAatggcggcgaggaggcggcgtgCCGGGCACCTGTGCTGTGCACGAGGGCGAGACGGCGCTCGCTGCACGCGAAGATGAGGGTCAGTTCCTCTACTCTTGACTACAGCAGCACGAGGAATAACTAACTATTTGCAATCCTTACGAGATGAGTGGTATATGAATTGCCATTATGTGAGAGGTGTGAATGTGAGAGAGGTTAATTGCACTCGCACCCCTTAAACAGTGGCAAAAAAAATTAATACAGCATGAGGAATGGGTGCCCATCGTCTCTTCATCTCCTGTAGCTTTTGCCGCACGCACAAGAGCAACCCACAAAGCGCCACCGCACGTGATCGAACGATGACCCACACGACAATGTCTTGTGCTCCACCAACGAATACACCAGCAACACGGTCACCATCCCTAAATTAACGAAGCAAGCTGCTGCCAAATCTTTTGGTGCAAAATACCAGCGGCATGGCAGCTACAAAATGGTCTACTACTGACAGTCTCATCCAAACTGGGCAAATGTTGCATGAAATTGAGAATGCGTACTCGTTGCCACACAACAGAAATTTGATGTCAAGGTTTATTTACCTTCGCTCCACGGAAGGGCCAAGAATACCTGCCCCCCAACTCTTTCACAAGATACGGGTGGGCAGGTGATTCATCCTTCGCGTGGGGCGGAGGAGATTATTCAGCGGTCAGCACAAAACAGTTTTTCAGCTATCCACCAAACAGTTTCACTACAGCAGTGCTTTTCCCATATCCTGTCCTAACAACTAACAAGGTTTTTTTTCTAAATCCCTTGTCATAAATGGAATCAACTCCTTTCCATGTAATACAACAAAAAAATTCATCAATGGAAAATTACAGGGATACAAGAAAAACAATGCCTGCTTACACCAAGAGATTGTTTATCTCCTGGCAGCAGGATGCCCACACACATTAAACACGGCGTGCGAATTCCCAGGAGCTGGGCAGCAAAGTTATGCTGTGGGTTCTTCCTGTTTACCTGACTCTGACAGACCATTACCATTAGTAGCTTGGGTTTTGACACGGTATACCTTCGTAGCCTGTTGTCTCTTATCCTGTTGTGATCTCGGGTTATCCTGCTTCGGCTGCCTATCAGGACTGTCCTCGGATCATGCTTTGCAGGTACACCCGTGGGGCCTCCACTGGTTTGCTTGCCAATCCAGTTACTGGGAGGTAAtggtttaagtaggagatagagctaaccgatacaagaggaatctactcgagatatgttctggtataaTTTCTTGTTTGGTATTGGTTAGAATCCTTGTAAtcctgacctctcggatatataagggagggcagagacccctctcaaaacaagatctccagatcattctacaccaaaggcaatacaaaccaccacacaggacgtagggtattacgcacctcgcggcccgaacctgtctaagttttgtgtttcttgcaccttcgagtttctgatctcggcgtctcctcacataaacttaccaccttaggtatatcctttggtgggcagccggttaaacaccgacaagcaCCCAAGAGGAAGCTGCCCAGCATCGTGCAGGCGCCGATGCGCAGGCCTGCATTTGTTCAGGTTGTTCCAATGCTACATCTGCTTATATGAACTGTGCCATCAATACTTATTGAATTTATGTGTTGCTGCTCCTCGTCTTACATGTTTGTTACAATAATCTACCTAGCATATCAGCCGTACGATTCGTATCAGCTGAATTTGTGTATTGCTGCTCCTCTTTGTCTTAATTTTTTGTTACTCTAACTAGCACACGAACCGTGTGATTCGTGCCTTATTACTGAATTTGTTTATTGCTACCCCTTGTCTTGATTTTTGTTACACTGCTATCACTATCATAGGTTTAATTTGAAGATTGTATCCTTTAGCAGTAAGGGGGAGGGATTGAAGTCTAAGGAGCAAGGCAGCAAGCTCAAGGAGTGGAAGGTGTCAATACAATGGTTGCACATTTTCTCCGGCTTATGTGTTGGGGATTTGTTCCGAGGGCCAAACTTTCTTATGAGAGGCCTTATTCTCAGCCGCCAATGTTTAACACTCTGTCAATTCTCTATGTATTGTAATAGCTTATCTGTGCTTGTCACTTATCTTGATGCACTTGCGATTTTGCGAAACATGGAGTCACCTGCTTGCTTATTAATTCCTGGACTATGTGTTAGTGTCCTACTGGCTAGGGGTTAGccacccaaccaaacacacccaaTATATTCTCCCTCGTCACCGGCCCCCGCGCCGATCGATTCGAGCCCTTCGcagctcctcctcttcctcctcgacACCGCCGCCGCGCGTCAGCCATGGATCCGGCGAAAGCCTTCATGGCGATGGGGGTCGTCCTGTACCGTCTGAACCACATCGCCGACGACGCACCTGGGCCGATGTGGGAAAGCATCTATTGCTCCAGGAAGGTGGCCTACGGGTGCGGGAGGCACGGCCAGAAGCTGGTGGATGGCTTCCATCCTAGGCGACGAGGCGGTCCAGAGCATCAAGGCGGATctcggcctcggcctcggcccCCGCAGCGCGATAAAGGCCCAGGGCTTCGTCAAGATCGCGAGCGAGGGACTCCTCGTCCTCACCGTCAACTTCGGCGACGATGACCCCAGCGATCGCGGATACTACCTCTGTGACTTCACCGACGCGTCGCTCTACATGACCCACCGCATGCCGAGTCGCCTCGAGGCCTCCTACACGTCGTCGCCCGTCCTCCAGCGCATCGACGGCGGCGACCCCAGCTGGTGCTCATGGCGCATACGTACCCGTCCTATTAGCCCGACGACGAGGACTTCCTCTGCCTGTGCACTCCGGCGGCGTCGCCTGGCATCACCGACCGGCCGTGGGATACAAAGACGCTGCGATTCCCGGATCTTCCTGACGCCTTCAAGCCGAGGCGATGTTCTCGTTCGAGGGCAAGGCATTCTGGGCTGACACCTCACGAGGCCTCGCATACTGCGACCTGCGCGCCGCCGGTAGGAACCCCGCCGTGGAGTTCGACTTCATCGGCCTACAATACGGGTACGAGATTCCCTTCGCGGACCTGCCTGAGGATGAGCTGACGGAGATGAACCGGACCACCGGCTGCGCCGGGGGCCGCGTCAAGTTCATCTGCTGGTATAATAATTACTATTTATTCCGCATTAGATTGATTTGTCATAAACTAGGTTATGTTAAGATTCTGGGTAACGTGCCGCTAATATTAAGTTTTGGAAATTCTAACAATCGGTATCAAGAGCAGTCTTAACCTAGTCATGCACGGTCAATTTTTTGAGCCATGTTTATGcctctattttcgtcggtttaaGATGCAAAAGTGCTGTGCAGATTAGATCCTATTGCATAGTTAAGTTTGATTCATGTTTTAGTCGCAATTAGTTACTGCAGAAAGGCTTTTATATGTTAATCATGCTTGATTAGATCTAAATCATGGTAAATTAGTTTTCTGATCATgagattagatctaatctaattcGGTTTATGTCAAGTTTAAGTTTAATCTTGATCTGTTAATGCTAAGTGTTTCGGATTAGATGCAAATGTttaatatttattctaattcatgGTTAAACCGAGACAAATTGATGATTAGCTATGCAATTAAGGTTAGAGCTTACTGCTACTTAATTTGTTTCCCAAATTGGATCTCTATTCATGTTTAATTTCCGCAAAAGTAGATCCAAAATCATGAACTAGATCATCAGTAAGCATTTGAGAGGAAAGGGGAATGCAAATCTTAGTGATGAACCCTAACCTTAAAATTGAAGAAGAATTTACATGTGAGCGCACCCTGCGCAGTTCGGCCACCTACGCGCCAGCGCTGCTGGGCCCGCACCGCCTGCGCAGGGCCAGCTTGCGcagcgccgctcggccgcctgcgCAGCACCCCTCGTGCGCGCCAGCCTGCGCCGCCCGGCCAGCACCGGCGCGCCGCCTGCGCTGCTGGGGCCAGCACCGCCTGCGCACCCCTTGCGCCGCGCGCCACGCTGTTGGGCCCGCCAGCACCGCTCCGCCTGTGCGCCGACTGCGCACCGCATGCTAGCGCAGCACGCACCGCCCGCCCGGCCACCTGcgcgccagcgccgccccgccaccTGCGCAGCTCAGCCCGCGGTGCGCAGGCCCGCCTCTCCGCCTGCGCGGCGCCGCCCGCGTGCATAAGCGGCGACCGTGCCAGAGAAAGAAATGAAGTGAAGTGAGGCTGTGTTAGGGTTTCGTTCCGACCGAGATGTATTTATGTGAGTTGCCATGAGTTTCTGAGCGTCCGATTGGAATGGACCGTCCAGATTCATCCGCATTAGGGTTTTCGCGGGATGGGCCAAATGGACCAAATGCGCAGATTGGGCTACGCGTGTAGAGGGATGTTTTTGTGCTGCTTACGAGTTTTAGCCCAGATTAATATTTAAAGCCTTTTATTTATTGTTTCTTATGTTTAAGCTATTATGTTTAAAGGTTTTAATTATTTCTGTTGCACTTATTATTACCAGCATTATGTTAATTAATTTCGATGAGTTATGTGAATGCTTTTAATCATGTTTTTGTTGCATTTATTCGCTGAAAATTATGTTCATCCACCATAAGCAATTAAGATGCACTCTATTTAAATGGAACCATCGGCAAGTTTATTTAGAGCACTTGTAATTAATTCTGACCATCGTTGATTTAATTATGAGTTTTAAtgataaatttcgtttgttttccCCATCGGTGATGCAAATTGAAATTTATGTATGATTTTAATCAGACCATCGTAGGGTTAATTTCATACTTCTTATGCGCATCTTAATTGTGAGTTTAATGAAGTTATTGTTCTCATGATTTTTCAGTGAACACTGTGATGGGCTATCTGAAATCATTGAATGGCACCAACTA from Panicum hallii strain FIL2 chromosome 9, PHallii_v3.1, whole genome shotgun sequence includes:
- the LOC112876306 gene encoding subtilisin-like protease SBT3.4 encodes the protein MTVINSASWIVTVAAGTLDRTFLTKITLGNNSTYVVRVSSMDKMFTDLHIKSSLNPKSMHVVYAEDIASNNADDTDARSCTAGSLNSTLVKGNVVLCFQTRAQRSASVAVETVKKARGFGVIFAQFLTKDIASSFDIPCVQVDYQVGTAILAYTTSMRNPTVQFGSAKTILGELIGPEIAYFSSRGPSSLSPSVLKPDIAAPGVKILAAWTPAAAISSAIGSVNFKIDSGTSMSCPHISGVVALLKSMHPNWSPAAVKSALVTTATFTYQHTEP